One Curtobacterium sp. MCLR17_032 genomic window carries:
- a CDS encoding type II CAAX endopeptidase family protein — translation MSTESDVTHAEPDTSRQRDLVILLVALGVAVILARVASGFNTAGKIQPPVMQVLVADFAVWLPLVAGIVWVLRRSASTDRAARLRLGLGDAIFAIGIVILCRVFDVFLGLAFTGSTGLTPAPTLGTPDETLLIVSAIGIVLVSPFLEEVFFRGLFQRRMAAELTPRTRFLAVFLTAFLFAVLHVLLGAGGTQLEGFRVFLTIFVLGSLTGTLVAMTNRIGGAIMAHVLFNAVAVVATWPR, via the coding sequence ATGAGCACCGAGTCCGACGTGACCCACGCCGAGCCCGACACCAGCCGTCAGCGGGACCTCGTGATCCTGCTGGTCGCGCTGGGGGTGGCGGTGATCCTGGCCCGGGTCGCGTCGGGGTTCAACACCGCCGGCAAGATCCAGCCGCCCGTCATGCAGGTCCTGGTGGCCGACTTCGCCGTCTGGCTGCCGCTCGTCGCGGGCATCGTCTGGGTGCTGCGCCGATCGGCGAGCACGGACCGTGCCGCTCGCCTGCGACTGGGACTCGGGGACGCGATCTTCGCGATCGGCATCGTGATCCTGTGCCGGGTGTTCGACGTGTTCCTCGGCCTGGCGTTCACGGGCTCGACGGGCCTGACCCCGGCGCCGACGCTCGGGACCCCGGACGAGACGCTGCTGATCGTGTCGGCCATCGGCATCGTGCTGGTCAGTCCGTTCCTCGAAGAAGTCTTCTTCCGTGGGCTCTTCCAGCGCCGGATGGCCGCCGAACTCACCCCGCGCACGCGGTTCCTGGCCGTGTTCCTCACCGCGTTCCTGTTCGCGGTCCTGCACGTCCTGCTCGGTGCCGGCGGGACGCAGCTCGAGGGCTTCCGGGTGTTCCTGACGATCTTCGTGCTCGGGTCGCTGACCGGCACCCTGGTCGCGATGACGAACCGCATCGGCGGCGCGATCATGGCGCACGTGCTCTTCAACGCGGTGGCGGTCGTCGCGACCTGGCCTCGCTGA